From one Acidobacteriota bacterium genomic stretch:
- the cysK gene encoding cysteine synthase A encodes MDSRAFIRSNPPRQDRHASCEPISNGCTNSSLHLESSLTSEAHGPPSQSQESRVGHLYANILETVGHTPAVRINRLAPEGVNLYVKVEAFNPLGSVKDRLAVGVIEDAERTGRLKPGMTVIEATSGNTGIGLAMVCAQKGYPLVLVMADTFSIERRRLMRFLGAKVILTPSAVRGTGMAAKAAELAEKHGWFLTRQFTNEANPDFHSRTTAVEILDDFKGQRLDYWVTGFGTGGTLKGVARVLAKESPETKVVVCEPADAPMVSSGIPQQSDAAGEPLGSHPSWKPHPQQGWSPDFIPKLTQDALAANKIDQVVTVENAEALKWSKELARKEGIFVGISSGATFAGAIKIAEKAPKGSTILCMLPDTGERYLSTPLFSDVAADMNEEETAISHSTPSAWLPPAPA; translated from the coding sequence ATGGATTCTCGCGCATTCATCAGATCGAACCCTCCGCGCCAAGATCGCCATGCCTCTTGCGAACCCATCTCCAATGGATGCACAAACTCGTCGCTCCATCTAGAATCTTCCCTGACCTCAGAAGCGCACGGGCCTCCATCTCAATCACAGGAGTCACGAGTGGGACATCTCTATGCAAACATCCTTGAGACCGTCGGCCATACACCGGCAGTCCGCATCAACCGCCTTGCGCCGGAAGGCGTGAATCTCTACGTCAAGGTCGAGGCCTTCAATCCTCTCGGCTCCGTCAAAGACCGGCTCGCCGTCGGCGTGATCGAAGACGCCGAGCGCACCGGCAGGCTGAAGCCCGGCATGACCGTCATCGAGGCCACCAGCGGAAACACGGGCATCGGTCTCGCCATGGTCTGTGCGCAAAAGGGTTACCCGCTCGTCCTCGTGATGGCCGACACCTTCTCCATCGAACGGCGGCGCCTGATGCGCTTCCTCGGCGCGAAGGTCATCCTCACCCCCAGCGCCGTGCGCGGCACCGGCATGGCTGCCAAGGCCGCCGAGCTTGCCGAAAAACACGGCTGGTTCCTCACCCGTCAGTTCACCAACGAGGCCAACCCCGACTTCCACTCCAGGACCACCGCCGTCGAGATCCTCGACGACTTCAAAGGCCAGCGGCTCGACTACTGGGTCACCGGCTTCGGCACCGGAGGCACACTCAAAGGCGTCGCCCGCGTGCTCGCAAAGGAGAGCCCCGAAACAAAGGTCGTCGTCTGCGAACCCGCCGACGCGCCCATGGTCTCCAGCGGCATCCCGCAGCAGAGCGACGCCGCGGGCGAACCCCTGGGCAGCCACCCCTCCTGGAAACCGCATCCGCAGCAGGGCTGGAGCCCCGACTTCATCCCCAAGCTGACGCAGGACGCCCTCGCCGCAAACAAGATCGACCAGGTCGTGACCGTCGAGAACGCCGAGGCGCTGAAGTGGAGCAAAGAACTCGCCCGCAAGGAGGGCATCTTCGTCGGCATCAGCTCAGGGGCAACCTTCGCCGGGGCCATCAAGATCGCCGAAAAGGCCCCCAAAGGCTCGACCATCCTCTGCATGCTGCCCGACACTGGCGAGCGCTATCTTTCGACGCCGCTCTTCAGCGATGTCGCAGCCGACATGAACGAGGAGGAGACCGCCATCTCGCACTCCACCCCCAGCGCGTGGCTGCCTCCTGCACCGGCTTAG
- a CDS encoding PEP-CTERM sorting domain-containing protein yields MNLRAVTRLCLAASLALGVSGVAFGDTYALTNSNGGDGYVVGSAPTFQLWGSDNGAQNNYAVYSTTVSAAETVSFNWAYSTFDCCGSVWDPAGYVLNGVYHQLSTNSDIQFQLDTSGVLTLSLAAGDKFGFYVFSPDSIQGRAELAVSPASAATPEPGTLLLLGTGLLGFAGAARRKLMA; encoded by the coding sequence ATGAACTTGCGAGCGGTGACTAGACTGTGCCTTGCGGCATCCCTGGCTTTGGGTGTTTCCGGAGTCGCATTTGGCGATACCTACGCCCTTACGAACAGCAACGGCGGCGACGGCTACGTCGTCGGTTCGGCGCCTACGTTCCAACTGTGGGGCTCCGACAACGGCGCTCAGAACAATTATGCGGTCTACAGCACGACCGTTTCGGCTGCTGAGACCGTGAGCTTCAACTGGGCATACTCCACCTTCGACTGCTGCGGCTCCGTCTGGGACCCGGCCGGCTACGTCCTGAACGGCGTCTATCACCAGCTGAGCACGAACTCTGATATCCAGTTCCAGCTCGACACCAGCGGCGTCCTGACCCTCAGCCTGGCTGCGGGCGACAAGTTCGGCTTCTACGTCTTCTCGCCGGATAGCATCCAGGGCCGCGCCGAACTGGCAGTCAGCCCCGCCTCGGCCGCCACCCCCGAACCCGGCACCCTGCTGCTCCTCGGCACAGGCCTGCTTGGCTTCGCCGGCGCCGCCCGCAGAAAGCTGATGGCGTAA
- the prfA gene encoding peptide chain release factor 1 yields MFDRLDQMEARYEELGQQLADPALVTDQKKFSATAKAHRDLEPVVEKFREYKNVKQGVADAKTMLAEDDADIKEMAQAELLALEPRMAEIEEELKVMLLPKDPNDDKNIIIELRAGTGGDEAAIFVSEMFRTYLRFAEQHRWKVQVLSSSETGIGGGMKEVTAIFEGDKVYSQMKYESGVHRVQRVPATETQGRVHTSAITVAVLPEAEEVDIKIEAKDLRIDTFCSSGPGGQSVNTTYSAVRITHIPTNTVVSCQDEKSQIKNREKAMRVLRARLYEVEEERIHQEQAKDRKQQVGTGDRSEKIRTYNFPQNRLTDHRIGLTTHQLNMVMEGMLQPTIDALIAHDIAEKMKAETAA; encoded by the coding sequence ATGTTCGACCGCCTCGACCAGATGGAAGCGCGCTACGAAGAGCTCGGCCAGCAGCTTGCCGACCCCGCGCTCGTCACCGACCAGAAGAAGTTCTCCGCCACCGCCAAGGCGCACCGCGACCTCGAGCCCGTCGTCGAGAAGTTCCGCGAGTACAAGAACGTGAAGCAGGGCGTCGCCGATGCGAAGACAATGCTCGCCGAGGACGACGCGGACATTAAGGAGATGGCCCAGGCCGAGCTTCTCGCGCTTGAGCCGCGCATGGCCGAGATCGAGGAGGAGCTGAAGGTCATGCTCCTGCCTAAGGACCCCAACGACGACAAGAACATCATCATCGAGCTGCGCGCCGGAACCGGCGGCGACGAGGCCGCCATCTTCGTCTCCGAGATGTTCCGCACCTACCTCCGCTTCGCCGAGCAGCACCGCTGGAAGGTGCAGGTGCTCTCCAGCTCCGAGACCGGCATCGGCGGCGGCATGAAGGAAGTGACGGCCATCTTCGAGGGTGACAAGGTCTACTCGCAGATGAAGTACGAGTCCGGCGTGCACCGCGTGCAGCGCGTCCCCGCCACCGAGACGCAGGGGCGCGTCCACACGTCTGCGATCACCGTCGCCGTGCTGCCCGAGGCCGAAGAGGTCGACATCAAGATCGAGGCCAAGGACCTCCGCATCGACACCTTCTGCTCCTCCGGCCCCGGCGGGCAGTCGGTGAATACAACGTACTCCGCCGTGCGCATCACGCACATTCCGACCAACACCGTCGTTAGCTGCCAGGACGAGAAGTCGCAGATCAAGAACCGCGAGAAGGCGATGCGCGTCCTCCGCGCGCGGCTGTACGAGGTCGAAGAGGAGCGCATCCACCAGGAGCAAGCCAAGGACCGCAAGCAGCAGGTCGGCACCGGCGACCGCTCCGAGAAGATCCGCACCTACAACTTCCCGCAGAACCGCCTCACCGACCACCGCATCGGCCTCACCACGCACCAGCTCAACATGGTGATGGAAGGGATGCTGCAACCGACGATCGACGCGCTGATCGCGCACGATATCGCGGAGAAGATGAAGGCCGAGACTGCGGCGTAA
- a CDS encoding glycosyltransferase family 4 protein, which translates to MLAVRLPVRIAYLVSHPIQYQVPLLRRIAQEPDIDLTVFYGSDFSVRGYKDDGFGVDLKWDLPLLGGYKHEFLPVLRDIGTQTVTAPLNRGFLRRLKGRNGEPPFDLLWVHGYAMVNSMAAMLAAKALGIPVLMRSDSTMIDRSRSEMKLAAKRLFFLGLRQLIDGVLTVGTLNDAYWQHAVGDSVPRFLMPYAVDNAYFQSRSEEAAPRRAELMAEWGIEPGRPVILFASKLQQRKHADHLLEAYRLLLARTGKRPYLLIVGDGETREMLEREAEGLADVRFCGFRNQSELPRYFDLATVFVLPARHEPWGLIVNEAMNAQRPVIVSSDVGAHPDLVTDGVEGYVYPVGDIEALATALHRVIDTPGEAERMGRAAFERINEWDFERDIAALRRAIAKLTGKISSPEE; encoded by the coding sequence ATGTTGGCAGTGAGACTCCCCGTCCGCATCGCGTATCTTGTCAGTCATCCCATCCAATATCAGGTGCCCCTGCTGAGGAGGATCGCGCAGGAACCGGATATCGATCTGACCGTGTTCTACGGCTCCGATTTTTCCGTTCGCGGTTATAAAGACGACGGCTTCGGCGTCGACCTGAAGTGGGACCTTCCGCTGCTGGGCGGCTACAAGCACGAGTTTCTTCCGGTCCTTCGCGATATCGGCACACAGACGGTGACTGCTCCGCTGAATCGGGGATTTCTTCGACGCCTCAAGGGCCGCAATGGAGAGCCGCCATTCGACCTGCTGTGGGTTCATGGCTACGCCATGGTGAACTCGATGGCGGCGATGCTGGCGGCGAAGGCGCTGGGGATTCCGGTGCTGATGCGGTCGGACTCGACGATGATCGACCGCTCTCGATCGGAGATGAAGCTGGCGGCGAAGCGGCTGTTCTTTCTTGGCCTGCGTCAGTTGATCGATGGCGTGTTGACGGTGGGCACGCTCAACGATGCTTACTGGCAACATGCTGTTGGAGACTCGGTGCCGCGGTTTCTGATGCCCTATGCGGTCGATAATGCCTACTTTCAAAGCAGAAGCGAAGAGGCTGCTCCGCGACGCGCGGAGCTGATGGCCGAGTGGGGGATCGAGCCGGGAAGGCCGGTCATTCTGTTCGCCTCGAAGCTGCAGCAGCGCAAGCACGCGGATCATCTGCTGGAAGCCTACAGGCTGCTTCTTGCTCGCACCGGCAAGCGGCCTTATCTGCTGATTGTGGGCGATGGCGAGACGCGCGAAATGCTGGAGCGCGAGGCAGAGGGGCTTGCCGATGTGAGGTTCTGCGGCTTCCGCAACCAGTCGGAGCTGCCGCGCTACTTCGATCTTGCGACGGTCTTCGTGCTGCCCGCGCGCCACGAGCCCTGGGGGTTGATTGTGAACGAGGCGATGAATGCGCAGCGTCCGGTGATCGTGAGCAGCGATGTCGGCGCGCATCCCGATCTTGTGACTGACGGGGTGGAGGGCTATGTGTATCCGGTTGGCGATATTGAGGCGCTGGCAACGGCGCTGCATCGTGTGATCGACACGCCCGGAGAGGCCGAGCGCATGGGCCGCGCCGCGTTTGAGCGCATCAACGAATGGGACTTCGAGAGAGATATTGCTGCTCTGCGGAGAGCCATTGCGAAGCTGACGGGGAAGATCTCGTCTCCGGAAGAGTAA